The stretch of DNA GATCGGTGACCAGCGCAACGACATGCCGATGTTTCGTGAGGCGGGGCTCTCCATCGCCATGGGGCAGGGGCCGGAAGAGGTGCTTGCGGCCGCCACCCATGTCACCGCGTCGAATGATGAGGATGGCGTGGCTCAGGCTATCGACACAATCCTGCTGCCCATCGTGGAAGCACGCCCCAAGTAACTGATAAATCATGATGGATGCTATCCGGTCGATGTAAAATATCGACCGGAACATTCGCCTGTCGCTGGCGTTCCAAACCTTGCCATCAAGGAGGTGGAACTCATGACATTGAAATCGACCATCGGCGCGCTTTGCGCCGCGAGCCTTGCTGTCTGCGGTATCTCTGCCGCTCACGCCCAGCCTGTCGCGCATGACAATGCCGCGCCCAACCCGGCGATGAAATCGCCCGACCATATGACCAAGGCGCCGCTCGCCAAGGGCGCGAACTCCTTCACGGAAGGCGAAGCCAAGTCGCGTCTGGAAAAGGCGGGCTATGCCAATGTCAGCGATCTCAACAAGGATGCTGACGGCCTGTGGCAGGCCAGCGCGACCCGCCACGGCAAGCCGGTGAAGGTGGCGCTGGATTACAAGGGCAATGTGGCAACGCGTTAAGCGACCCGCCCAAATCAACGGGAAAGGATAGACCCATGTCTCAGATCGTCACTCGCCTGTTCGACAATTTTTCCGATGCCGAACATGCCGTTATCGAACTCGAACGCGTCGGTGTTCCCCATGGCGACATCAGCCTGGTGTCGAACCGCCGAGGCACCTCGCACCCGGTTGCCGATGTGCGCGAACCGCGTGACAGCACCGCCGGCGATGCCGCCGCGCGTGACGCCGGTGTCGGCGCGGCGCTGGGCGGTGTGATCGGCGCCGGTGGCGGCGTGCTGGCGGGCCTTGGCCTGCTGGCCATTCCGGGGCTTGGCCCGGTGATCGCGGCAGGCTGGCTGGCCTCGGCGGCCGTTGGCGCTGCGGTTGGCGGCGCGGTCGTGGCGGGGGCTGGCGGCATCGTTGGCGCGCTGACCCATGCCGGTGTCAGCCGCGCCGAGGCCGATGTCTATGCCGAAAGCGTGAGGCGCGGCGGCACGCTGGTCAGCGCCAAGGTCGATGATGAGCTGGTGCTGACGGCGCAGGCTGCCCTCGACAACACGCCCTATGTCGACATTGCCGAGCGCCGCGCGCTCTATCAGGGGCAGGGTTGGTCGCGTTTCGACGACACGCTTGACCCCTACACCGATGCCGAGATCGAGGCCGAACGCGCCCGCTGGCGCTAAGGCCCGGAGCATCGCGCGAAAAAGTGGGAACCGGTTTTTCGCAAAAGCGATGCGACCATTAAACTAGGTCCTGCAACAGAAAGCCCGGCTTCCAGAAGGGAGCCGGGCTTTTGTTTATTCAGCCTTTTCGCTGTCAGGCTGTTTTTCCTGCCCCAGACCGTGGCGCAGCAGCATCGGCATATGGGCAAAGGTAAACAGGAACGAGAGCGGCATAAAGACGATCAGCTTGGCGCGCAGCCACTGGTCGAAGGTGAACCAGCCCTTGTAGGCAAACACCTCGTTCAGCGCGGCGAGGAACAGGAAAAACCAGCCCCAGTTGCGCGACAATTTCATCCAGCCCTCGTCGGAAAGCCCGTCAAAAGCGCTTTCCAGCAGGTACTTCAGCGTCGGCTTGCCCTTGGCCCAGCCCACCAGCAGCATCACCGCAAACAGCGCATAGACGGCGGTGGGTTTGTGCCTGATCCAGCCCTCGTCCTGACTGATCATCGTCAGCGCGCCAAAGCCGCAGACCAGCACGGTGGAAAGCCACAGCATGGGCGACACCTTGCCGCGAATCCATTTCGACGCGATCAGCGCCAGCACCGTGGCCGCCATAAAGACGCCGGTGCTTTTGGTGACGGCAGCCACATCGCTGAGACTCGCCGCGCCCGAGGGCTTGAACAGGCGATAGGCGACAAAGAAAGCCGCGACCGGGCCATAATCGATCGCCAGATTGACCAGCGGCGAATGGTTCTTACGTTCGGGCGCGGTCATGCCGCGACCCCGGCGATCACACGCGCCACCAGATCGGGATCGAAGGGCCGCAGATCATCGATCCGCTCGCCCACACCGATGGCATGGATGGGCAGGCCATATTGCTCGGCAGCGGCAACCAGCACGCCGCCGCGCGCGGTGCCATCCAGCTTGGTCATGACCAGACCGGTCACGCCCGCCACCTCCTTGAAGGTCTCGATCTGGGCCAGCGCATTCTGGCCGTTGGTGGCATCCAGCACCAGCACCACATCATGCGGCGCGGCGGGGTTGAGGCGGCCCAGCACGCGGTGGATCTTGGCCAGCTCGTCCATCAGCTCGCGCTTGTTTTGCAGGCGTCCGGCGGTGTCGACGATCAGGGCGTCGGTGCCGCGCTCGCTGGCGGATTTCACGGCGTCAAAGACGATGGCCGCCGGATCGCCGCCTTCGGGGCCCTTCACGATGGGTACGCCAAGGCGGTCCGCCCAGACGCCCAGCTGGCCGATCGCGGCGGCGCGGAAGGTGTCGCCCGCTGCCAGCATCACCGCATAGTCCTCTTCCTGGAACAGGTGGGCCAGCTTGGCGATGGTGGTGGTCTTGCCGCTGCCGTTGACGCCGATCACCAGCACCACATGCGGGCGCGGGAAGGCGGTGACCTCCAGCGGCTTGGCCACCGGGCGCAGGATGGCGGCGATTTCCTCGGCGACGGCCTCGCGGATGGCATTTTCGCCGGCAGAGCCCTCAAACCGGCGCTGCGCCATGGCGCCACGGATGCGGGCGGCGGCGCGCGGCCCCAGATCGGAGAGGATCAGCGCATCCTCCAGCTCATCGAGCTGGTCGTCGGTCAGGCGCGCGGCACCGGTGATGCCAGAGAGATTGCCCGCCAGACGTTCGGAGGTCTTGGCGAGGCCGCCCATCAGGCGGGAGGTCCAGCTATCGGCGCTCATGAGAGCAATCCTTCGGTGATGCGTGTTGGGGTGATGGTCAGCATCTGCCCGGCAGGCGTGCCGGTGGGCAGGGCGATCCTTGCGAAATTTTCGGCATGGCCGGTGCCGTCGCGCTCGGCCAGCACGGTCTGGGGCTGGCCGATCAGGCTTTCCAGCCAGGCGGCGCGGCTTGTGGCGACGGCATGACGCAGTTCAGCAGCGCGCTCGCTCACCAGCGGGCGCGGCAGTTGCGGCATGCGCGCGGCGGGGGTGCCGTGGCGGGCGCTGTAGGGGAAGATATGGCCGTGGACGATCCCGAGTTCACCGATGATCGAGAGATTGTCGGCATGGGCGGCCTCATCCTCGGTGGGGAAGCCGGCGATCAGATCGGCGCCCACGGCGATATCGGGGCGGCGGGCCTTCAGATCGGCCACGAGGTTCACGGCATCGGCGCGCAGATGGCGGCGCTTCATGCGCTTGAGGATCAGATCGGCGCCATGCTGCAGCGAAAGATGGAGATGCGGCATCACCCGCTTTTCGCTGGCGATGATCTCGCGCAGCAGCGGGTCGATCTCCACGCCATCCATCGAGGAGAGGCGCAGGCGGGGCAGTTTAGGCACATCGCGCAGGATCGCGGCAACCAGATCGCCGAGGCGCTGATCGCCATGGTTCCAGCCGGTGAGGTCCACGGCGGTCAGCACCACTTCGCCTACGCCAGCTTCGGCATGGGCGCGCACTTCGGTGACCACATTGGCGATGCCGCGCGAACGGCTCGGGCCGCGACCGGCGGGGATGATGCAGAAGGTGCAGGCATGGTCGCAGCCGTTCTGCACCGCCACAAAGGCGCGCGTATGCTGGCCCGAAGGCATCGGCATGGCAGGCGCGGGCGGTACATTCCAGGCGCGGGCGTCCAGCTTGTCGGCATTGGCAATCAGGCCGTCGACATCCAGCGCGGCGATGGAATCGCGCTCCACCTCCACCGCGCAGCCCGTCACCATCAGCCGCGCATCGGGGCGGGTGCGGCGCGCTTTGCGGATCGCTTGACGCGTCTGGCGCAGGGCCTCGGCGGTGACGGCGCAGGAGTTGATGACCACCATGTCGCGCTCGCCCGCGAGAAGCGCGCGCATATGCTCGCTCTCCGCCAGATTCATCCGGCAGCCCAGCGAGACGACCTCGACGCTCATCCCTGATAAAACGCGGACAGCTCGAACGCGCCGCGGAAGGCTTCGGTGGCAGGGCCGGTCATGGTGATGCCCTCGTCGCCGCGCCATTCGATCACCAGCGGGCCGCCCGGCAGGGTGACCGTTACGCGGCGGTCGACCAGACCGCGACGCATGGCGCCGATGGCGGTGGCGCAGGCACCGGTGCCGCAGGCCAGTGTCAGCCCAGCGCCACGTTCCCACACGCGCAGGGTGATGGCATCGCGCGCCGTGACGGTGGCGACATTGACGTTGATGCGTTCGGGGAAGAGCGGATCATGCTCGATCAGCGGGCCGAGGCGGTCCAGCTCCACGCCATGCGTGTCGGGCGTGAAAAAGATCACATGCGGATTGCCGACATTGACGGCGGTGGGGGCATTCAGCTCCTCCCAGCCCACCGGCATGGTCAGCGTGTCCATGGCATAGGCCAGCGGAATCGCGTCCCACTCGAAGCGGGGGCGGCCCATATCGACCGAAATGCCATCGGGCGTGGGTGCGGCATAGATCACGCCCGCCAGCGTCTCGATGGAAGCCGCGCTGCCATGGAGCAGACCCACGGCACGGGTGGCGTTGCCGCAGGCCTCGACCTCGCTGCCGTCCTGGTTGAAGATCCGCATTTTCAGATCGGCGATCTCGGAGTTTTCGAGCAACACCAACTGATCGCAGCCGATGCCGCGATGCCGGTCACCCAGAGCGGCGGCCAGAGTGGCGGTCATGGGCGGCACATTGCCTTCGCGCGCGTCCAGCACGACGAAATCATTGCCCAGCCCATGCATCTTGACGAAAGGAACACGCATAAGGGGGCGCTCTAGGCGCATGGGGGGGCGCCGTCCAGTGTTGGAAGGCGGTAAATTGCGCGGTTTCACGGTCTGGAAAGGTGTCTGGTCTGATGCGGGGGTGGATTTGCCGGGGCGTGGGTGTATCTCCGCGCGGCTCGGGCTTTCAGGGACACTTTCAAGGAGAGGGCCATGATCCAGCGCTCGAAACCCGGTCTGATGGACATCCTCTTTGCGTGGAAGGGCACGATCCTGCCGCGCATTGGCGGGCGTCTGGCCTTGATCCTGCTGGCCAGCGTGGGGGCGGTGCTGGCGGCGCGCGACCATCCGGGCATCTTCGGGCAGATCAGCGCCTTTCCCTTCACGCTGATCGGTCTGGCGCTGTCGATCTTCATGAGCTTTCGCAACAATGCCTGTTACGGCCGCTGGTGGGAGGGGCGGCAGTTATGGGGCGCTCTGGTGATCGAGGCGCGTACCATTGCCCGGCAAGTGGCCAGCCTGCCCAAAGCCGAGCGCGAGGAGTTCGTGATGGGGCTCTGCGCCTTTGCCTGGGGGCTGCGTGCGCGACTGCGTGGCGATGATGAATCCACCGCCATCCGGCATTGGTGTGGGGCGGGGTGGGGTGAGGGCGAGTGGCGGGCCATGGCCAATCCCACCAATGGCGTGGTGCATGCGATGGGGCAGACCAGCCAGCGCCTGCTGGCTCAGGGCATCATCGACCCGATGCGCTGGTCGGTGCTGGAGCAGCATCTGGCCGCGCTGACCACGGTGCAGACCGGCTGCGAGCGGATCGCGGCGACTCCGGTGCCTTTTGCCTATTCGCTGCTGCTGCATCGCACGGCCTATATCTTCTGCCTCAGCCTGCCTTTCGCGCTGGCGGGGACATTGGGCTGGTGGGCGGTGCTGCCCTCGGCGCTGGTGGCCTATACGTTCTTCGGGCTGGATGCGCTGGGGGATCAGTTGGAGGATCCCTTTGGCCATGATGTCAACGATCTGCCGCTTGATGCCATGGTGCGGGTGATCGAGCGCGACATGCTTTCGGCGCTGGGGCAGACGGATTTGCCGCCTGTGCTTATGCCTGTGGATAATGTGTTGATGTGAGGTGGAGAAGCGCCGGATAACTCCGGGAAAGAAAAAAGCCGACCAGAAGGCCGGCTTTCTCAATTCCTTGCTTTCGCAGGGAATAAAATGGTCGGGGAAAGAGGATTCGAACCTCCGGCCCCTGCCTCCCGAAGACAGTGCTCTACCAGGCTGAGCTATTCCCCGACCGGTGCTGCAGAGGCGGTTTGAAGCGTCTCTGCGAGGCAGGAGCGGGCCTATAGACAGCGATTCCGAACCACGCAAGCGGCGTTTCGCATTTTTTTGCAACCTCGTGAATTTTCCCGGATTTGAGCGTGTTGCTGAAAATCGGATGACGGCGCCCGCGCCTTGGGCCAAACTGCGTCGATGACCTTGCCTTATACGCTCCGCACCGAGTCCGCCGCCCATTGGGAAGACCAGTACCTTGCCCTGATGGACCATATCTGGCGCCATGGTGACGAACGCCGCGACCGCACCGGTGTCGGCACGCGCTCGATCTTCGGGGCGCAGATCCGTTGCGATCTCTCCGACAACCGCATGCCGCTGCTGACCACCAAGCGCGTCTATTGGAAGACGGCGACGCGCGAATTGCTGTGGTTCCTGACTGGCGACACCAACATCCGCTCGCTCTGCGCGCAGGGGGTGGAAATCTGGACCGACTGGCCGCTCGACCGTTATCGCAAGGAAACCGGCGATCCGATCAGCCGCGAGGATTTTTCTGCCCGCATCGTGGCGGATGAGGCTTTTGCCGCGCAATGGGGTGACCTAGGCCCGGTCTATGGCAAGCAGTGGGTCGACTGGCCGACCTATCAGCCGGTGGGCGAGGGGATTTACCGCAAGGGGCAGGGCGTCAACCAGATTGCCGAGCTGGTCCACAGCCTGCGTCACAATCCGGGCAGCCGCCGCCATATCATCGAGGGCTGGAATGTGGCCGAGCTTGATTCGATGGCGCTGCCGCCCTGCCACAAGACCTATCAGTTCCATGTGGCCGACGGGCGCCTCTCGGGCCTGCTCTATCAGCGGAGTGCTGACGTGGCCTTGGGGCTGCCTTTCAATTTGTGGAGCGCCGCCCTGCTGATCCGCATGCTGGCCCAGCAATGCGATCTGGAGCCGGGCGAGCTGGTGTGGACCGGCGGCGACACGCATCTCTATCTCAACCATGAGGAACTGGTGGAGGCGCAGTTGCAGCGCAAGCCTTCGGGCGATCCGCGCATGACGCTGGCCCGGCGCCCGGAGACGATCTTCGATTATACCATCGAGGATTTTGTCGTCTCTGACTACGCGCCTCAGGGCAAGCTTGCCGCGCCGGTCGCGGTATAAAAGGAGAGAGCGATGGAGAAGGAGCCGCGAATCGATGCCTATATCGAGAAAGCGGCGCCCTTCGCCCGCCCGATCCTGACTCATCTGCGCGCGCTGTTGCATGAGGCCGTGTCCGACCTTGGCGAGACCATCAAATGGGGCATGCCGCATTTCACGGTCGGCGGGAAAAATCTGGCGGGGATCGCCGCCTTCAAGGCGCATTGCGCTTTCGTGATCCACGGCACGGGCCGTCAGGGCATGGAGCGTGATCCCGGTATGGGTGATTACGGCAAGATTGCCAGCCTCGATGATCTGCCACCTGCCGAAGAGATGAAGGCCAAGCTGATCGCCGCTGCCGAGGCCATCCGGCAAGGCGGCGGCATGGCCCGCCCCAAAAAGGCGCCGCGCGAAGCGATTCCCATGCCTGATGACTTCGCACAGGCGTTGGAGGCCCATCCGGCGGCCCGTGCCGTGTTTGAAACCTTCTCCCCCTCCAACCGTCGCGACTATCTGGAATGGATCGTGGAGGCCAGGCAGGCCGCCACTCGCGCCAAGCGCATCGCTCAGGCCGTGGAGTGGATCGCGGAGGGCAAGCGGCGCAACTGGAAGTATGAGAAGTGCTGAAGCATCGTGCGAAAAAGTGGGAACCGGTTTTTCGCGCAAACGATGCGTCTGCTTTTGCGCGCGCTCTTACCTGACCATGCCCGCGTAAGCGATCCGCCCCGACCCGGCCAGCGCCTGAGCCGGAGAGATATGCCAGCGCATATGCGTCACATCCTGCGCCCCGGCGATCCGCTGCCCGATGCGCAGCTTGCCCAGATAGCCCCAGGTGTGACCGCCATCGACAGAGACTTCGGCCTCATCCTTCTCGCCCGGCTCCCAGCTCATGCCCGAGGGCAGGGCTTCGGTGACGATAAAGCCGCCCGATCCGCCCAGACGATACCAACTGAGCAAGGTGACCACCCGGTCGCCTGTGGTGACCTGTTTGGCAGGCTCCAGCATATGCACCAATCCGCGCGCGTTCTGGCGCGTGTGTTCGACGAACAGGCTCGATTCGAGCATCACATCGGGCTGCACCCCCACAGCCGCGGTTTGCACATGGACGTTCTCATGCGCCGCGCGACCGGGGCCGGCCGTCAGGGCAAAGCCAAGCGCCAGCGAGGCCAGGCAGGCCGCACCGCGCAGCGGGAAGCGGAGGGGTGAAGCGGATGTTGCGCGCATGGGCAGAACTTTCACTCGCGGGACCATCCGATGATTCTGCGCCCGATCGATAAAAATTATGGTTAACGCGATGTTTGGCATAAGCCCGAAGCGGGGCCGAACCGCCATCACGGGGGTATGGAGCCGCATTTTGGCGGCTTAAGGCATAGTTTTCCACAGCTTAACTGCAAATTTGAGAAAGCTGGCCAATCCTTGTTGACAGCCCCGGCAGTCCCGCCTAGAGGCGCGTCTCCCAAGGGGCGCTGCCTCTTAGGAAACACAGGTGAGCGGGTGTAGCTCAGTTGGTTAGAGTATCGGCCTGTCACGCCGAGGGTCGCGGGTTCAAGTCCCGTCACTCGCGCCACTTGTGTTTCAATATAGAGGTACCCAGCATTGCGCGGGTGTAGCTCAGTTGGTTAGAGTATCGGCCTGTCACGCCGAGGGTCGCGGGTTCAAGTCCCGTCACTCGCGCCACCTTGGGATATTTCTTCCTTGAGAAGAGCAAGAGCGGCGGCCTTCGGGTCGCCGTTTCTGTTTGTGCGCTTGAAAGCGTTCAAAAAAAGCGCCGGGGTTTCAGCCCCAGCGCCCGGTTTCCATCCAGATCAGATAGCGCCGCAAGGGCAGCAGCCACACCACGCCCAGCAGGGCGTAGACGGGCACCTGCAGCAGCACGGTCCATGATGCGATCCATGGTGCCACAAAACGCGCGACCAGCCCGCCATAGACCAGCAAGGCCCCCACCAGTGCGAGAATGCCGATGGGGATGCGCCATGTCGGGGCCTTGCGCGGCGGGGCCTTGCGTGGAGTCTCTGCCATCAGGAGGCCTCGTAAAGGCGGGTGGGGGTGATGATGGCGGTCAGGGGCTGGTCATGGGCCTCCAGCGGCAGATCCTCGACCAGCTGGCAGTCCCAGCCCAACCCCAAAGCGGTCGCCTCCGGATGCGCCGCCAGCCAGCGGTCGTAATGCCCACCGCCCTGACCCAGCCTTGCGCCATCGGCCGAAAAGCCGACCAGCGGCACGAAAGTCAGATTCGGCTCGGCCTCGGGCGCATCCGCGGCGGGCTGAAGCGCGCCGTGCGGGCCGACTTCCAGCCCTTCATCATCATAAGGATCGAGCCAGAGGCGGAACTGCATCGGCGCATCCCTGTCGGCGAACCATGGCAGGGCGACCTTGCGGCCCTGCTCGGCAAAGAATTTGGCATAGCCGCGCGTCGGCGCCTCGTCGGGCAGGGCGTGATAGAGGCCGACTGTCGCGCCCTCGGGCGCCAGGGCGGCCACGGCAGCGGGCGGGCGCAGGAAGATCAGCGCCCGCACGCGTGGGTCAAGGGCAGCGACATGCGCGCGCCGGGCCTTGCGCAAACCGGCCCGCAGCGCCTTCTTCTGATCCAAGGGATGCCTCATGGAATGGCGCGGGCGTCCAGCGGCCGGCGCGAGAAAGGGGTGACGGGACCACCATGGGTCGTTTGCCTAGAAATCCACCGACGCCTACACGTCAGGTGGGGACCATGTACCACAGACCAGGGTCTGGGCAGAGACAGCCCCCAAGGATTTGCTTATAGCCTCAGGGATGTTCGAAAGGCTCGTGCGCGGCAGTACCCGTCGCGATGCAATTTAGGACCTAAAGGGCCGATCCTCAAGGGGGTCTTCCATCAAAGAGGCCAGATTTTCCAGCCGCAGTGCCAGATCGGTCAGGCGATCGGTGTCATCGACCCATTCCGGCGCAGCGGCGGGGGTGGGCGGTGCCTCTTCAACAGGCAGCGGAATCGCCGGGGTGGCTTCGACCGCCTCGGGCAGAAATTCCTCGCCATCGAATGTTTCGGCATGCGGCGGCAGGCCAAGATCGCCCTTCTTCGCCTCAAAAACCTCATCGGCCAGCAGCAGCGCGGCAAACAGCAGCGCGCGGCTTTCGCCCTGCACGGCGGCGGGCGGCAGGCTGGCGAGCCGCGCATCGATCATCCGGCCCAGATCGGCGATATGCTCTTCCTCGCCCGAGGCGCAGCCCACCACATAGTCGCGACCGGCAATGGTCAGGGTCACATTGCTCACGCCGGGCCGACCTCACCTGTGCTGGGGGCATGCGAACCGATCAGGGCGTCGATTCGCGACAGCGTATCGCGCAGACCGCTGCGCAGCGCCTGATGCCGTTCCTGCTCTTCAAGCAGCCGCAGTTCCAGCGTGGCGGCGTCACTGCGGCTGCGCGCCGCTGCGTCCAGCCTTGTGAGGGCTGCCTCGATTCTCTGCCATGCTGCGTCGCGCCGGGTCTGGTCCATATGGGCTGAGCCTAGCCCAGCCACGCCCGGCTGCAAAGCGGCTCTGCGATGGAAATAGAGCAAGATGCGGCGATGAGCGGGGCATGGCCGCACATTCGTATTCATCTGCGCATACTTATTATTCCCCTTGTGCCTTCCGGGCGGTTGACGGGGCAGGGCCCATCCGCAAAGAGGTCCGCGCGATTCGCGTATCATCTGGAGCCAGCAAAGCATGACCATCGCCGCCCCGTTCGAAGCCCCCCAGCTCGATCACGCAAGGTTGCAGGCGATGGCCAATGCCATCCGCGTTCTTTCCATGGATGCCGTTCAGGCCGCCAACAGCGGCCACCCCGGCATGCCGATGGGCATGGCCGATGTGGCCACGGTGCTGTTCTCGAAGTTTCTGAAGTTCGATCCGGCTGCCCCGCGCTGGGCCGACCGTGACCGTTTCATCCTGTCGGCGGGCCATGGCTCGATGCTGATCTACTCGCTGCTGCATCTGACCGGCTATGCCCAGCCGACGATGGATGACATCAGCAAGTTCCGCCAGCTTCACAGCGTCTGCGCCGGCCACCCCGAGAATTTCGAGCTGCCGGGCGTGGAATGCACCACCGGCCCGCTGGGTCAGGGCCTGGCCATGTCGGTCGGCTTCGCGCTGGCCGAGCGTCATCTCAACGCCACTTTCGGCGACGGTCTGGTCGATCACAACACCTTCGTGATCGCGGGCGACGGCTGCCTGATGGAAGGCATCAACCATGAGGCGATCGGTCTGGCCGGTCACCTCAAGCTGGGCCGCCTCAACGTGCTGTGGGACGACAACCGCATCACCATCGACGGCGACACCTCGGTGTCGACCAGCGAGGACATTCCGGCCCGCTATCGCGCCACCGGCTGGCATGTCGTGGAATGCGACGGCCATGATTTCGACGATATCGAGCGCGCCATCAGCGAAGCCATCGCCGATCCGCGCCCCTCGCTGATCGCCTGCCGCACCATCATCGGCAAGGGCGCCCCCAACAAGCAGGGCGGCCACAATGTTCACGGTTCGCCGCTGGGCGACGCCGAAATCGCCGCCGCTCGCGAGGTGCTGGGCTGGACCCTGCCGCCCTTCGAGCTGCCTGCCGAAATTCTCGCCGACTGGCGCTCGCTGGCCCCCAAGGGCGCCGCTGCCCATGCCGCATGGGCCGAGCGTCTGGCCTCTGACGCGCAGGGTCAGGAATTTGCTCGCCGCATGGCTGGCGAACTGCCCTCGCTGGAGGAGGCCGAGGCCACCTTCGCGGGCTGGCTCGAAGGCAATCAGAAGGTCGCCACCCGCAAGGCGAGCGAACTGGCGCTTGAGGTGCTGGCCCCGCTGGTGCCCGAACTGGTGGGCGGCTCGGCTGACCTTACCGGTTCGAACCTCACCAAGGTGAAGGCCACGACGCCGCTGACCGCCGACGATTACAGCGGCCGCTATGTCTATTACGGCATCCGCGAATTCGGCATGGCCGCCGCGATGAACGGCATGGCGCTGCATGGCGGCATCATCCCCTATGGCGGCACCTTCCTGGTGTTCTCGGACTATTGCCGCAATGCCATCCGCATGTCGGCGCTGCAGCAGGCTCGCGTCATCTACGTGCTGACGCATGACTCGATCGGTCAGGGTGAAGACGGCCCGACCCACCAGCCCATCGAGCATGTGATGAGCATGCGCATGATCCCGAACCTCGAACTGTTCCGTCCCGCCGACGTCATCGAGACCGCCGAGTGCTGGCAGCTTGCTCTGGAAAACGACAATGGCCCGACCGTGCTGGCCCTGACTCGCCAGAACGTCAGCCAGTTGCGCAAGAGCGGCGAGAACCTGTCGGCTCTGGGCGCCTACCGCCTTGCCGAGGCCTCGGCTGACCGCAAGGTGGTGCTGATCGCCACCGGTTCGGAAGTGGAAATCGCCGTCGCCGTGCGCGCCGCTCTTGAAGAGCAGGGCATCGGTGCCGATGTTGTCTCCATGCCCTCGATGAGCCGCTTCCGTGATCAGGATGCTGCCTATCAGGCCGATCTGCTGCCCGCCGATGTGCTCAAGGTCTCGATCGAGGCTGGCACCACCTTCGGTTGGGAAAGCTTCACCGGCGCTGACGGTCTGCGCTTCGGCATCGACACTTTCGGCGCCAGCGCTCCGGCGGCTGCGCTTTACGATTACTTCGGTCTGACGGCGCCCAAGATCACGCCGCAGATCGTCGCGGCCCTGAAGGCCTG from Novosphingobium sp. encodes:
- a CDS encoding 5-formyltetrahydrofolate cyclo-ligase; protein product: MDQKKALRAGLRKARRAHVAALDPRVRALIFLRPPAAVAALAPEGATVGLYHALPDEAPTRGYAKFFAEQGRKVALPWFADRDAPMQFRLWLDPYDDEGLEVGPHGALQPAADAPEAEPNLTFVPLVGFSADGARLGQGGGHYDRWLAAHPEATALGLGWDCQLVEDLPLEAHDQPLTAIITPTRLYEAS
- the ftsY gene encoding signal recognition particle-docking protein FtsY; this encodes MSADSWTSRLMGGLAKTSERLAGNLSGITGAARLTDDQLDELEDALILSDLGPRAAARIRGAMAQRRFEGSAGENAIREAVAEEIAAILRPVAKPLEVTAFPRPHVVLVIGVNGSGKTTTIAKLAHLFQEEDYAVMLAAGDTFRAAAIGQLGVWADRLGVPIVKGPEGGDPAAIVFDAVKSASERGTDALIVDTAGRLQNKRELMDELAKIHRVLGRLNPAAPHDVVLVLDATNGQNALAQIETFKEVAGVTGLVMTKLDGTARGGVLVAAAEQYGLPIHAIGVGERIDDLRPFDPDLVARVIAGVAA
- a CDS encoding YdeI/OmpD-associated family protein; protein product: MEKEPRIDAYIEKAAPFARPILTHLRALLHEAVSDLGETIKWGMPHFTVGGKNLAGIAAFKAHCAFVIHGTGRQGMERDPGMGDYGKIASLDDLPPAEEMKAKLIAAAEAIRQGGGMARPKKAPREAIPMPDDFAQALEAHPAARAVFETFSPSNRRDYLEWIVEARQAATRAKRIAQAVEWIAEGKRRNWKYEKC
- a CDS encoding inner membrane-spanning protein YciB, which produces MTAPERKNHSPLVNLAIDYGPVAAFFVAYRLFKPSGAASLSDVAAVTKSTGVFMAATVLALIASKWIRGKVSPMLWLSTVLVCGFGALTMISQDEGWIRHKPTAVYALFAVMLLVGWAKGKPTLKYLLESAFDGLSDEGWMKLSRNWGWFFLFLAALNEVFAYKGWFTFDQWLRAKLIVFMPLSFLFTFAHMPMLLRHGLGQEKQPDSEKAE
- the thyA gene encoding thymidylate synthase, with product MTLPYTLRTESAAHWEDQYLALMDHIWRHGDERRDRTGVGTRSIFGAQIRCDLSDNRMPLLTTKRVYWKTATRELLWFLTGDTNIRSLCAQGVEIWTDWPLDRYRKETGDPISREDFSARIVADEAFAAQWGDLGPVYGKQWVDWPTYQPVGEGIYRKGQGVNQIAELVHSLRHNPGSRRHIIEGWNVAELDSMALPPCHKTYQFHVADGRLSGLLYQRSADVALGLPFNLWSAALLIRMLAQQCDLEPGELVWTGGDTHLYLNHEELVEAQLQRKPSGDPRMTLARRPETIFDYTIEDFVVSDYAPQGKLAAPVAV
- a CDS encoding bestrophin family protein — translated: MIQRSKPGLMDILFAWKGTILPRIGGRLALILLASVGAVLAARDHPGIFGQISAFPFTLIGLALSIFMSFRNNACYGRWWEGRQLWGALVIEARTIARQVASLPKAEREEFVMGLCAFAWGLRARLRGDDESTAIRHWCGAGWGEGEWRAMANPTNGVVHAMGQTSQRLLAQGIIDPMRWSVLEQHLAALTTVQTGCERIAATPVPFAYSLLLHRTAYIFCLSLPFALAGTLGWWAVLPSALVAYTFFGLDALGDQLEDPFGHDVNDLPLDAMVRVIERDMLSALGQTDLPPVLMPVDNVLM
- a CDS encoding MiaB/RimO family radical SAM methylthiotransferase; protein product: MSVEVVSLGCRMNLAESEHMRALLAGERDMVVINSCAVTAEALRQTRQAIRKARRTRPDARLMVTGCAVEVERDSIAALDVDGLIANADKLDARAWNVPPAPAMPMPSGQHTRAFVAVQNGCDHACTFCIIPAGRGPSRSRGIANVVTEVRAHAEAGVGEVVLTAVDLTGWNHGDQRLGDLVAAILRDVPKLPRLRLSSMDGVEIDPLLREIIASEKRVMPHLHLSLQHGADLILKRMKRRHLRADAVNLVADLKARRPDIAVGADLIAGFPTEDEAAHADNLSIIGELGIVHGHIFPYSARHGTPAARMPQLPRPLVSERAAELRHAVATSRAAWLESLIGQPQTVLAERDGTGHAENFARIALPTGTPAGQMLTITPTRITEGLLS
- a CDS encoding cell division protein ZapA; translation: MSNVTLTIAGRDYVVGCASGEEEHIADLGRMIDARLASLPPAAVQGESRALLFAALLLADEVFEAKKGDLGLPPHAETFDGEEFLPEAVEATPAIPLPVEEAPPTPAAAPEWVDDTDRLTDLALRLENLASLMEDPLEDRPFRS
- a CDS encoding DUF2842 domain-containing protein; protein product: MAETPRKAPPRKAPTWRIPIGILALVGALLVYGGLVARFVAPWIASWTVLLQVPVYALLGVVWLLPLRRYLIWMETGRWG
- the dapF gene encoding diaminopimelate epimerase gives rise to the protein MRVPFVKMHGLGNDFVVLDAREGNVPPMTATLAAALGDRHRGIGCDQLVLLENSEIADLKMRIFNQDGSEVEACGNATRAVGLLHGSAASIETLAGVIYAAPTPDGISVDMGRPRFEWDAIPLAYAMDTLTMPVGWEELNAPTAVNVGNPHVIFFTPDTHGVELDRLGPLIEHDPLFPERINVNVATVTARDAITLRVWERGAGLTLACGTGACATAIGAMRRGLVDRRVTVTLPGGPLVIEWRGDEGITMTGPATEAFRGAFELSAFYQG